The region GTgtttcctacctattcggtgtaagatgaTCTGGGGAGTCCGGGAAAAAGCCAGCAGTCTGCGCTGATcgtccatctcttcctccgactcgACGGTTATTTcgttaaactctgtgaatgtttcttccgCAGCTCTTAACCACTTGTTCATGAACTTGTTTAAGCTGGACCgaagaaatgtttaaacattcaCACGTTAAACAAAACAGACCACGTGCCCTCCGTCTTCATCCTCTACAACggcctcttcttcttcttcgatTTTTTTTTGGCGGTTGGCAAAtctatggaagcccgtttccgccactctgttaaaaaaattatctcattattttgagatagtatctcattattttgagatactatctcattatttttgagatagtatctcattattttgagatactatctcattatttttgagatactatctcattataatgagataatttatttatttattttttttaacagagtgacGGAAACGGCCTTCCATACGTATGAAATAATCATAAATAGGGATTCAACAATTATGAATACAGCCACAGTTGTCgctttaaaaacatattcaatACAGAAGGAGACACAAACTGACTAGAAAAACCTCCTGTGTATTTTAGTGAGTAAGTTTTCTGTATCGCCACCTCTGGCACTACAAAGTGAAGGTTGTAATTCCTGCTTCCAGCTCTATTACCATGATGAGCCGCTAACTAACCCAACATTACTGCAGGGCTCCTCCCATTGACTGGCCCCCAGCTTCCattctcctaaaaaaaaaaaaaaggagagaagaaacTCCAGTGTTATCCTGAATCCATGTAGCAACTTTTCATACCCCGAAGTAAGTTGTGTTAAATGTTATTTCCAACACTAACTTATCCAATCAGAGCATGCGGCGTAAACTTACCCATATGAACTTAAACAGAGTTAACGCAACTTTAtccagcttcttcttctgcagggaAGGATTGTTTTCAAACGGCTAACTTTAGCTTAGCTCTCCAGATGTTGAACACAAGCACTCGTGTACATTTTTTCTGTGTACTTTTGtatttaactaaaatataaaaagctaGCGAcctttaagtttgtttttgtcacttttatatttacttaCGGAGTTTACTCTGTCACAAACAATGGCGAGCTAACTGTTTCCCTGCTAACAGAGCAGCGCTGTTACTCCGCTGGGTTGAAAATAACGGGTTTAATGCGGATTATTGCTTTATATTTAACGTACTTGAAGGAATATATTACAGCGCATACACTTAACATCttattttcatcaaaaaaatatataatggcAGTTTCTTGAGTAACTTCAGACGGGAAATAAATACGAAGATGTCCCATTTTAGAGacttaaaaatgacttttcttGTCACTTTATCGAAGTGTTGCTGGAAAacgatttatttcagtaattaaataacttttacgatttattaataattatgtgCTTAAAATACACAACTAAATTTGATGTTCCCAtccaaaccaaaaatatttttgaaaaatgataCAATTTccaatataaatacatttcgACACCATAAAACCAAGTCGGTAAGTCTATAGCAATGGTATACTTGGTGTGCAGTGGCATATACTGTAATACTATAatattttttgctcaggtccctcttgaaaatgagatctagatctcaacggggtttacctgattaaataaaggaatatgtgaaatgttttattactcTGATTTTTATGCAGGACCATTTGCAtcagattttaattaatttctgccaccccccaaaaaactgatGTTTCTAGATTTGTAgctgtttcaaatattttaaatgcaattattGTGAGCTTTTTACTGACATTTCTAGAAATCTATAATGGGGTGAAAAAACTCTTGATTGTATCCGTTGATACATTTATAGCCATTATGAtgaattaatttagtttaaaaaaaacttattgtcACTCTTATGggttttactgtaattattgtgataaacagcTCTATTTtcgtttttaaaaagtaatctaTTTCTAAAAGTAACTAGCAAAAGTCATCAATTCTTCTGTTAAGCTATAAATGAATTTTTAACATGTGGAAGCTTGAATTACAGGTGACTGTTTTCAAGCTGgttaacaaaaagaagaaatattagTGTCTAGCATTCAACAATcgtattaaattaaataagttGAAAACTAttcccagttgatttttttctgctttttccacAGATGACAAGTACATAACTTTGCTGCACAGAGGAGGAGAGACAAAATGTCTCCCAAAGTCCCTGCCGGCCAAGGCAGAGAGGACTATTCTGCCGTCCAAGTTGCAGTTCGAGTTCGTCCGCTGCTGCCCAAGGAGCTCCTGCACTGCCATGAGAGCTGCATCACCGTGGACCCTGAGCTGAACCGCGTCACCCTGGGTCATGATCGCCACTTTGTTtgtgacttcctgtttgaagAGACTTGCTGTCAGGAGGAGGTTTATTCTGCCTCCGTCCAGCCGCTCATAGATGCATTCTTTCAAGGTTTCAATGCCACAGTGTTTGCCTATGGCCAGACAGGCTCAGGCAAGACTTACACCATCGGAGAAGCTAATATtagtaagtttttcttttttctctctttatagTATGTTTCTTTAAAGTATCATAGTACTATTGctgtaactttttttctcattgcaGTGCTTGAGAAAATGCTTCCTTTCTGCATTCGGCTTACAAATTTGATACCATGCAGTTCTGAAAACTTACCTTCATGTTTAGGTTCCTTCAGAGATGAGGAGCAGGGCATCATTCCCAGGGCTgttgctgatgttttcaagctgCTCGATGAAAACGACCTCACAGACTTCTCTGTACGAGTTTCCTATTTGGAGGTCTACAAAGAAGAGTTCAAGGACTTACTGGAGGTCAAGACGGCCAGCAAGGACATCCATATCCGAGAGGACAAAGGGAACATTGGTATGGTTTTCCTTACTGATTTTTATGgtgcaaaataaatacaatgtaaTATTTGCTACTGTAAACTTTATGTCGTGTTACTTTCCAGTATTGTGTGGCGTAAAAGAGAGTGAAGTAGAGGGTCTTGATGAGGTGTTGAGCTTGCTAGAGTCAGGAAACACAGCCAGACACACCGGATCAACCCAGATGAATCCAAACTCCAGCAGGTCTCACACCATTTTCACCTTGCATATGGATCAGCGTCGTGGAAGCACTCGACTTTATGCGACCGCTGGAAGCACTGGACCGCAAGTGTTATCTTCCAAGTTCCACTTTGTAGACTTGGCTGGGTCAGAGCGGATCTTAAGGACTGGTAACACTGGAGAGAGACTGAAAGAAAGCATCCAAATCAACAGCGGTCTTCTGGCTCTGGGTAACGTCATTGGGGCCCTCGGTGACCCAAAGAGGAAAGGCTCTCATATACCATATAGAGACTCTAAAATCACAAGGTATGTCTGTTTAGGTGATATTTTCCTCAAGAAAAATATCCTTACATGACAGGTCTTATAAacttagtttttgtttcaacTAGGATACTAAAAGACTCTCTTGGAGGAAATTCGAAAACACTGATGATTGCCTGCATCAGTCCGTCATCCTCAGACTTCGACGAGAGTCTGAACACACTGAACTATGCAACGAGGGCCAGAAACATTCAAAACCGAGCTACGGTCAACTGCAAGCGCGAACCGGATCGTGTGGAAGGACTGGAGCAGCAGATCAAAGCCCTTCGAAGGGCTCTGGAAAACCGTCAGCGCTCCGAGACACGAATCATTGCTCACGCCGATCCAAACAGGAGACCTAGAGTCGGAGAAGCAGAGATCAGCAGGCTGCAAGCACAAAGCGCTCACTACAGGACTTGTACAGACACCGCTTACAGGTTCGAGTACATCTACTAAAGGAGTTAAACTCAAATTTTGATTATTAAAGATTTGGTTGTTGgctcacactgcaaaaacacaaaatcttaccaagtattttggtcttggttcttgtgcaaatatcttagtacacttgaagtaAGATAAAGCCACTTTAAAAGTAACTCCTCAGAAATATATAGGAGCTTgtattatgtaaataattccttaatattgattttaaaaaaacgtaATAGTTCCACTTTGAGATTTTTACacttaaaacaatatattttcccatgttataagtgtcAAAAATCTGACAGCAGAATTAGTACTTTTTCGCAATGTTAAGCAGTGCtgttacttaaaacaaactcctacacCTTGCCAAAAATTTACTTGATATTTGCATTATAAACTTGGATCaaaaatacctggtaagattttttgtttttgcagtgtaagaaTTTGCAAAAATTGAGATCAGAAATAAATTCCTTTGTAGTTTTTCCTACATTGATATGACAGTCATGGTTTATAAAACGGAACCCTTGACGgtattgtttaattaaaactatatacacatgaaaataaaattatagcTTCTGCCGTTACAGTTTATGCcaagcaatttttaaatccCTATTGAAGCCAGatcaacagaaatgtgaaagaaaGTTAGTTAATTGGTGTCGATGTGTAGATTTTCTTCTAGTCCACTGATCGATTTCTATTTGAatcaatttgttgttttgtcagGTGTGAAATGTGTCTGTAATTGTATTGATTTCAGCCCATTTAGCCATTTGGACGACTTGTATTGATCTGTTCTGTTGGTGTGCAACAGGTTGCTGGGGGAGCTTCAGAGCGAGGGGACTTTAACCGCAGAGCAGAGTCTGAGGGTGAAGGAGTGGCTTTGCTCGGTGGAGGAGGAGCGGAGCGGACTCACAACCGCCTCCGGACCAGACAGCGGCATCGAGAACAGCTCCACTGAGGACAGCGTCGCGTTGAGAAGAGCCAGGCCTTCTATCAGGAATCAGGTCCGTTTCTTTCAGATGGATTTTAGTCACAGATCGCTGACTTATGGGTAATTCACCGATTTGGCTAACAACTCCTCTCACAGGACACAGAAGCTGTGGAGGAGAGCTGGGACGATGATCAGGACAATGAGAAAGAAGAGAGTGTTGTTCATCTTCAGTCGGAAATCCAACGGCTGGAGAAGGAAAACACTGATTTCTTAGCAGCACTGGAGGACGCTATGGAGCAATACAAGCAGCAGGTTAGAAAATGTGatactcctttttttctattagaGCAGCATTCACAGAAATAACTAAATTATCCTCTAACTTGTTCCCACAAGATGGCGCATAACATTATATTtacaggattttcttttcttgtttatcAGAGTGACAAgctgcaggagcagcaggacCTGATAACAGAGCTGCAGTACCAGCTGTCCACTCTGGGGCTGATGGGTATGGGGCTCAACTTGCGATTTAGACCACACACCGCCCCCATGGGCTCCATGCAGCATGGGCAGAATGGAAACACGTATAGACAGGTAACAAACTTTTCCCActtagagaaaatattttattgtttttaatttggatGCAAACTTGAACAAAATCATCATTTTTGCAGATATACACCAAATCAGATCTCCCACAAGACTTAGAAAATTTACTTATGGATCACTCTGACTATTTTAATGTGCAAAACTTAAGTGAAGTTGCATTTCCACACTGCATAGTGGTGATGAAGGAATTTTCAGTGAGATAGTTTTCATTAAACAACATGAAAGGGCATTTAAGCTcctttaagttttatttatcttgttGCCAACCCAAATATTACAAACCAATCCCCCATAATCACCAGATTTATGGCTTTGGAGATAATGCTGATAACCCCCAAAAATTAAGGAGTCAACTTTTTTAGTAGGAATGTTGATCCCGGCGTTCACAAAATGAAATCAAGGCACAAgttatggttttttttaaagttacagtcCTCAAACTTATGTAGTGCTTCAAATTAGTTCATGTTTGGTCttttaacagttttctgtgTGTATTATTAACAGGTGAGCTTGATGGGTCATATTGGACAGGTTCCTGATCAGGATGGAAAACTTTATGAGGACCAAGAGATCCCAGGAGGAACAGAGGCCTGCAACAGGGAAAAAGAGGCCAATCATCCAAATGTCAGCCAGGAGAAATGCAGGTCAGTCTGCTCCAGTGCAGCGTCATCATGCAAACgtataagcaaaaatattttatttttaatattttattttttcttcactgtctTACAGGATAAACTATCATTTGATTTATGTTAAATTGACATGCTTTTGTCTTTGATCTGCCACCTCACActttgatatttatatttttgtttttgacatttgtcTGAGTGAATGCTTAAATATCAATCAAAAGAGGGAGATTTTACAAGCTGCTTGATCTCTGTGCAACCTTAAATTAAACAAGGAATGAATCCTTTGGTTCTTAAATCTGGTTCAAAATGGTAAACTgaattttgggggatttttgcATTGATAATAAAGGTACCAAATTACACAACCTGTTCTTTAAAAGATGCTCCATTCCTTGTTTGGCTAGATTTTGAACTAGAGCTGGTCTAATTTAGTTGCTAAAAACAACTAAGAAGCCCTGTATTCTAACAATCATAAGTCATTTTCTGCATTGTatgatttcatgatttttgAGGCATACAATGATTCGAATCAATTACTTCTCAAGTTCAAAGTTAGAAATttgaatatggaaaaaaattgtACTGAAAAATGTGCACTTCAAACTGTTTGTTGCATCAGGCCAGTGAACCTGACCTGGACCAAGCGGGACTTGCTTTCAGGTGGACTGAAGGCTCCCTCTTCTCAGGCTGAACCCGATCAGCACCCATGTTTAGCCAGAAAAGCATGTAAGTCTAAACCCTGAAAATTAAAGTGATGACATTTCAAAGAGTTTGAATTCTTAGACTttctatttaattaattttcaccTGTAGGGCAGGAGTTTTCAGGGAGTGCTGATACCAGTACAGATTTAGTTTTACTCTTGAttatttctgaaagatattatctttaaattaatctgtattttggttttaattataCACCTTCATCAGTGTAGAATAGCATTAGTTTCTGACAGATTACCCACAGATACAGATTACTAtatcatttcattgttttaacatttttcttcaagGTTTGCAGGTCTGAATATGAGCTATCTCAAAGTTTTGACCCATTTCACTTCACATATATGCTTTTAAATCTGTGAAGCTAATTCCAGCAGCGGGGAAAGTCTCAGAAGCTTTGAGGGAATATCAGAGTGCGGACTTCTTCAGGCACAGCAGAAGATCAGGGAGCTGTCTGTCACCATCCGCATGAAGGAAGAACTCATCAAGGAACTGGTCAAAACAGGTAGCCGTCCTGCACCTCCTCTGGAGGCCAttccttttattgtttatatcaGCTGACTGTCTTTCCTTTAGGGAAGGATGCTCAGGCCCTGAATAAGCAGTACAGCCATAAGATCTCGGCTCTGGAAAGTGAAGCTGTGCAGGCGCgtcaggagctgcaggaggctCAACGTCAGCTGCAGGATCTGGagaaacaagagagagaaataaGCACAACAGACAAGAGCAGAGCGCAGGAATGTCGCAGGAAGatagctgctgctcagagcagaGTTCAGGTTGGACGGATAATCTTCTCGATTCAATGGACATGGATTAATGTAGCGCCTAAAGTGAAACCTTAAGCTAGGTTTTAAACattgtaatatttctgtttgaatgCTAGGTGCTCAGTCAGCGGCAGAGGGATACGGCTCGCCTGGCCAACCTTCCTGTCCAGAGTGAGCGCCGCGTGTCGGAGCTGGAGAGAAGCGTCCAGTccatgaagcagcagcaggagcagctgcagaggcGCCTGCGTGAGGAGAGCCAGCAGAAACGCCGCCTGGAGACTGAAATGCAGCGAAGGACTCACAGAGTCAAGGTAGAGCTAAGCAACATGAGTTGAGCATGATCAAAAGttcttgttttaataaacaaactaaGGGTGTATCAGTTTGACTGGGTGGAAAGTGTCAAAAAATGCCAAAACTTCACTTCTCAATTGTGAGGAACAAGCGAGGCAGCAGGTTGTCCGGTACAAAAACTTTCTATGTTTGGTTTTCTGGATTTCGTTCAGCATTTCCTACGTCACACAAACTGCACCAGGCTTAACTTGCAAGTGAAGCAGGACTAAAGTTTtcaggtggaccagagtttgcctGTTTagtctgcatcagagttcagATTTCACACCTTTTTGAATAAATTGGACTGTCTGAGAAAACAAATTGTGGTCCATTTAAAGTACACCAAACACCTATCAGgtgaaattttctaaaaacaaaaaaatgtatgtcaCCGTTAAAGAGCTGATTCACAGATTATGGTTTCAGTTAAGACATGATTCTTAACAAGATATAAAACAGAAAGCTATAAATACAAAGATTTCAGGCAGCTGGAACAATTACTCTTCCTTCAAGAGCTTTTCCAATCAAAATCAACTCTATAACAccttaaaacaatgaaaagaatCTAAAAGGAGGCTATGACAATGAAATAAGgcaagaaacatttattttctgtggaaTGTCACAGTTTTCCCCTATTTTTGCCCAATAATCTatgatatttttgttgttacagGAACTTGAGATAAAgaatgagcagcagcagaagatcCTGAGAATAAAGACGGAGGAGATTGCAGCCTTCCAGAGACAGAGACGCAGTGGAAGTAATGGATCTGTGATTTCATTAGAAGAGCAACAGGTGAGACAAAAACTGGCCTAAAGCAGTGATTATAGCTTTAAGTAGTTATGAAGAGTGGTGGTTGTCTAATTTTGTGTCTTGACCCTGCGAGGGCAGAAGATTGAGGAACAAAAGCGCTGGCTGGATGAGGAAATGGAGCGAGTTCTAGATCAGAGGAGAGCGCTGGAGGATCTGGAAGGAGAACTGACGAAACGAGAGGAAATCCTGGCCAAGAAAGAAGCTTTGCTGCAGGAACGCAGCGGCCTGGAGACCAAGAGGCTCCGCTCCAGTCAGGtatccacaaacacaaacaactcCAGTTTACCCACGCTGCAGGTTTATAATCAAGATTACTGAGTCAATCTTTTGCCCAGGCCTTGAGTAAGGATTTGGTGACACTTACTGGGCGCATCGAGACACTGGAGCAAGAGCTAAGTGAGAGGAACGGCCTCCTTCGCAGCAGCAGCGCTCAGGACTCCCAACATATACGACAAGAGATCTCGAACCTGCGGCACGAGAAAGACTCGCTGCTCAAGCAGCGTGTTGAGCTGGATGATAAACTGCGGAAGGGAAACCTGCTCTCACCCGAGGTCAGTTCATTCCTTAAACCCAACCTTTGCTGTGAATGAGGCGCATTAAGCAATCACACAACCACATTAACGGCATCATTAACCGTCGCTGGAAGTTATTTCACGTCATCGTGCTCAGCTGTTTActgggtttgtttttcaggaggAGCGGATTCTTTTCCAGCTGGACGAGGCGATTGAAGCTTTGGACGCTGCTATTGAATACAAGAATGAGGCCATCACTCAGAGGCAGAGGCAGCTCAGGGCTTCTGCCAGCATGCTCTCCCAGTGGGAAATGAACCTCATGGCCAAGCTCAGCTATCTGTCCGCCTCTGAGACCAGAGCTCTGCTGTGCAAATACTTTGACAAGGTTTGTTAAAACCTCACCATGTTCTTTACacgatatactgtatatgtaagcTGTTAagcttaattaattaattgattgtaCAAACACGCTCTAATTGAGCAGCTGAATGGTGAACCTACATCTGAAATCTACCACATAAGTACTCTGAACTatggctgcaactaatgattattttgttAATCAATTTTTCTGTAGATCTTTCTGGGAGTTAATGAGATAAAAATTGAcacattctttttttgtttaaccacttaaacctttgttatacaatattttaaatacactaAAAGATGTATTTGAAATACATcttttaatatgtattttacaCACTAAAATACATACCGAAACGCTTCTCCGAATCAGTGTCTCGGAGAAGCCGAAATGCTGATTTAAACAattcgatttattttttaaaattaagaaattagcgttttattgcctaaaattcaaCACAACACTTTACCgaacgcttgatcatttgtatgaaaggatgcatctgcagctaaaaatacttctaacatcaacatgtgaaaagctcaaccCTTTATGTTTAACCtaacatcaatacagtgcaTGGCTGATTTGTtgattattatttcatattattattgACTTGCAAAAGGTTCTTAAtaggagatttatttatttttgcataatttgaaccaggtgaagttaaaactttgCCACTTGAGAATTCtgagtagaacatatttacagacaaaaaaggattttatgtcttaattgcaaaatgtatacattttagtagttttttgcagttttggcttaattgcagctctgactgttgttttttctgcaaattgcctttttttattgtctttatatTCCATTTAATGATTAATCGGTTGCTAAATTACTTGATGACTGTTTTAATAATCAGTTTAtcatgattaatccgattaattgctTCAGCCCAACTCTGAACAGTATTGGTGTGGCTGCGTTGTGTAGGTGGTGTCTCTGCGTGAGGAGGAGCGAAAGCTGCAACTGGCGCTGGCCGAGCTGGAGATGCAGCTGGACGAGCAGCAGCGGCTGGTGCAGTGGCTGGAAAACGCCCTCGACCGCGCACAGCTCGACACAGACCGGCGGCTCACGCAGCAGCAGAAGGAACACGAGAGGAgcatgcagctgctgctgcagcagtgtCGAGGTGAGAGCCTCGACACATAGGACTACAAAAATATCATCCGCTAACATCACAAATCCTCCCAAACCAGGCTCACTAAGAGCGAAATTATAATCACTCCTCTTgctaaaaaatatctttttgaaaaacatttttaatttcaaaaaccACTATTGAGGTGCAAAGCCtgtcaaataaagaaataactcaaatagaacctgtctgacagcatgaagtagACAAGAAGGTTGCAAAAACGTACACATCACTCCCCAATCTAAAGACAATTCAAGAACAGATTAGGAATAGTCACTGACATCTGTCACTCGGGGAAAAAGTgtgtttctgcaaaaaaaaaccttggatGGTCACTTTTCGAACTGATAAAATAGTTCTTCAGAACCTCATGCTGACAGTCAAACATGTTGGTGGCAGTGTGACGGTCTGGGACTTTGTTGCTGCTACCAAACCTAGATGACTGTAAAGAGTTTAACCATGAATTCTCTTCTCTACTTGAACCAAAATGTCCTGCCATCAGATCCTGACTTTGGCGTTTGAGCACATTTGAGTTATTCAACAGCACAATAATTTAAAGCACACCAACAAGTTCACCTCTGAAGCACTAAACAAAGGGAGATTTTAGATTGGCCTTGCTAAATGGAATTGAGGTGCTGCAGCATAATTTTAAACAAGCAATTTATCCTCCAAAGTTTGACTG is a window of Xiphophorus maculatus strain JP 163 A chromosome 4, X_maculatus-5.0-male, whole genome shotgun sequence DNA encoding:
- the kif7 gene encoding kinesin-like protein KIF7, coding for MSPKVPAGQGREDYSAVQVAVRVRPLLPKELLHCHESCITVDPELNRVTLGHDRHFVCDFLFEETCCQEEVYSASVQPLIDAFFQGFNATVFAYGQTGSGKTYTIGEANISSFRDEEQGIIPRAVADVFKLLDENDLTDFSVRVSYLEVYKEEFKDLLEVKTASKDIHIREDKGNIVLCGVKESEVEGLDEVLSLLESGNTARHTGSTQMNPNSSRSHTIFTLHMDQRRGSTRLYATAGSTGPQVLSSKFHFVDLAGSERILRTGNTGERLKESIQINSGLLALGNVIGALGDPKRKGSHIPYRDSKITRILKDSLGGNSKTLMIACISPSSSDFDESLNTLNYATRARNIQNRATVNCKREPDRVEGLEQQIKALRRALENRQRSETRIIAHADPNRRPRVGEAEISRLQAQSAHYRTCTDTAYRLLGELQSEGTLTAEQSLRVKEWLCSVEEERSGLTTASGPDSGIENSSTEDSVALRRARPSIRNQDTEAVEESWDDDQDNEKEESVVHLQSEIQRLEKENTDFLAALEDAMEQYKQQSDKLQEQQDLITELQYQLSTLGLMGMGLNLRFRPHTAPMGSMQHGQNGNTYRQVSLMGHIGQVPDQDGKLYEDQEIPGGTEACNREKEANHPNVSQEKCRPVNLTWTKRDLLSGGLKAPSSQAEPDQHPCLARKASNSSSGESLRSFEGISECGLLQAQQKIRELSVTIRMKEELIKELVKTGKDAQALNKQYSHKISALESEAVQARQELQEAQRQLQDLEKQEREISTTDKSRAQECRRKIAAAQSRVQVLSQRQRDTARLANLPVQSERRVSELERSVQSMKQQQEQLQRRLREESQQKRRLETEMQRRTHRVKELEIKNEQQQKILRIKTEEIAAFQRQRRSGSNGSVISLEEQQKIEEQKRWLDEEMERVLDQRRALEDLEGELTKREEILAKKEALLQERSGLETKRLRSSQALSKDLVTLTGRIETLEQELSERNGLLRSSSAQDSQHIRQEISNLRHEKDSLLKQRVELDDKLRKGNLLSPEEERILFQLDEAIEALDAAIEYKNEAITQRQRQLRASASMLSQWEMNLMAKLSYLSASETRALLCKYFDKVVSLREEERKLQLALAELEMQLDEQQRLVQWLENALDRAQLDTDRRLTQQQKEHERSMQLLLQQCREQMDEGLAGRRRQYEGQIHNLTKELNHYRTANLELSNKLRDVFGSVSQPKELPKVLASDAKPTNLGSRSPEDSAGGRGTGHPDKPSRSREEMRELVNTPLPSTWRRSSLPSEEPAVMEELWVQAAGDSPVNRVVQTGMGSWGPQTSLPAVKSRRESRRSSLNYTQQPSNNVLIDVRKNPV